Within Lagopus muta isolate bLagMut1 chromosome 1, bLagMut1 primary, whole genome shotgun sequence, the genomic segment ACTTCCCTGGAATGAGATGGATCCCACAGAAGAGACacccaagaaaaacaacatagaACATCTAATTGGTAAGCATcatctttttgtgtgtggttaCATTTTTCTCAATGGAAACCAAACAAGAAGAATACGTTTGTAACCAAGCATTCATTGTAAATCTCCCTTATGGGCTGGAGATGAAAATCCATTATCTGCCACTGAAAGTGATGAGGCAAAATACCTCCTACTGCACTGCCACCATGCTTCAGCACTTACCTTCCAGGAAAATGACCCCAGAGactaaaacatccagggatgagGTGGAATgggaaaaatgtgaataaatgaGGAATAGCAGGGATTTTCAGCCCCAAAAAGGAACTTAATGTGGTTGGGCTTGTGTGAGGAGCACCTAGTGCTCTCGTCAAGCAAAGGAACTGTTACCAAATCAAAGTTGTTTGGGGCAACATGTTCTGTTTCCATCGTTGTGGGCATAAGAATGGGTGGTGCAGTGGACAaatgtggggacagcagggttGGTTTGGGTACTTGTGGAATGAAAGAGGTAATGGTTACAGAAGTCAGGCACCTTTTAGTTTGCTATAGGCTGCAGATGCAAGGGAGGTTCCTGCTGGTCATGGCTATGGTAATCAATATACAGATGCAGCAAAACTAAGTCACTGGCATGTTGGGTTACTGGATTTATTCTTCACTATTGTGTTTTTGTAGAAACTCCCATTAGTTGTGTGGTTAAATGGTTTGAAATTTTGGAATTATCAGAGTACATTTGTGATGGTCTTTGGAGACTGGATTGCTATTGTATAGTAAACAGGTGTATCTTTATATCCTGCTTTTCTCATTGGACTCAACACTTTTAGCTGGCATCAGGATCCCCAGGACAGGTCTCATGGAGGAGTCAGTCATAATTTGTCGAGTTTTGGAGGAGTGGGTGCTTCTTAGCCATAGTTATGATGAGTGATATTATGACCTCTCTCTTCTCAGCTGTTTGAATACTGACCTGCAAAGTCATTTGTTCCTAGATAGTCCCACCGCTCTGGATTGTGTCAGTCCTATCAGGTGTGTGTCATTCCTATCCATCCTCACAGCAGTCTCATGTAGGTGATGGCAGATGATGCTACCATCCAAAATCAGCTTTTGGGGGGGTTTCATGGCAAAGGTTGGCActggagaaaaagattttcaggCACCTTTCTCCATGTTAATCATTCAAGTGAAATAGGGACTGGGCAGAACGTTGTCTGCTGATGAACAGAACACCCCCTTGTAACAAATTTCTCCAAGCTTTTGATTAAGAATTATGAATGATGCCCAATCCACAGCTTTCATAGATCAGTTTCTACTAATCAGAAGACAGACAACTGCTGGCACTTCGTGTACCTGCTATAGCCTGACACACTCTTGGTGTAATGTGAAGAGCACTGTGGCTGTGAAAAGGTTAAAGCTTTTCATGTGAAATCTCAACAGCCCTGTTTTCAAGCACATGACCTTAGGGTCCGCATGGTAATTTACTCAGAGGAACTCCTCATTCCTACCAGGGACTATGGAATGGCTGATAATACCTCATTAAGCAACCAGGGAATATACATTATTATCAGTTGGGAAGGGTCAGGAGGGATGCCAGGATCCCAGGGCAGCAGGTCTATGTCCTGAATCTTGGCCCTATTGGACACATACTTACTTCAGTATGAGCAGTTAAATCTCCAGCAAGGATCTCAGAAGGGAAAACTGCAAGGAGCAAAGTTGTAACACCCAAGTGTGCAGTTAAGGTGGGctcctcattgcagcctgcaagGAGCTCTGCAAGGAATTTCCTGCAAGAGGAAAGCACTGCGGGAGGGCTTTGTATCTCCTGCAGGATCATGGGTGTTTTCCAACAAACCTGTCCTCCCAGTCTGCTGGTCTGTTGCCTGGTATGCACAAGGTAACCTGATCAGGTCACTGATCAGGTAACCTCACACTGTCTCAATGTGGTGGCAAGTTTTTTTCACAAAGTATATATaagtttttcttcctatttatcAGTTTCTGTCTGTACGTTAAGTTTATTTAATGTGAGAAATTTCTAGTGTTGCCTTACACTACTGAGGTAACAtcaaaaaaatacactgcataTGTGCATCAGCATGGGAGtggatttgtttttaagaacagCGCAAGTCAGAAAGGAAACAGCCTCATGTGGACCTCAAAGCTGGCAACCCTTTGGACAAGCCCTgcatcttttgctttctttgcagctCTCTTGGTCCAAGACATTTCTGCATTCAGCAGGATTGCAGTGCTCTGCCCTCATGGCAGGTTTCATGGCATCCATTTCTCaccttctgcctctgctgcgAGTGTCCCTGCAGCTCCAGTTTCTGATCTCGCCAGAAAGCAGCAACTCCTTGGTCCACTTTCCCCTACAAAGAGCCTCCCAGACTTCTAGTACATGAACAGCAACTTACCACCACCTTTCCTTCAGGcactaaaataattaaattttgtGATGAGAAGAGCTAAGCGCAGTTAGAAAGCTACCCACAGTTCCTGGGTGTGCACTTAGACAACCACTAATTCTGAAGCTTGTCTTCCAGTGGATGGACTGGTCCATTAATATTCCTCAAAACCTCTATCTAAAGATGGAGGAGTTCCCCTCATTTTTCTTATCTGCTTTTGTACAAACTAGATCTCCTATCCCAGGTGTAACATACTTTCTCAGTGATTCATATCCATACATACATTCTACCTGGTCTTTTATGTCTCCAAGTCCCCAGTTTTGGCAATTCCTTTCACTGCTCCTGTTTCTCCCCTGCAAAAATCTTTTAACCTTTCATGCAGGAGAAGTATATATATAGCTGGATTGTTGGTTATGTATTTGTGctgagagggaggagagagggacTGACTCTTTGTGGACTTTGCATTCCATAGTGATTGCAGTGGGCTAGATCTGCATTCTTCTGACAATTCGTTGCAGgatttgcattcattttgctCCTCTTCCTTACTGTTTACAGCTGACAGGCGGGAAGGAATTGGTGTCTGTGGATGGATCCTGGTTTCCATATCTTTCCTGTTGGTGCTCATAACCTTTCCTATTTCCATCTGGGCGTGTATCAAGGTAAGCTAGTGGGATCTGGGGCACCCAAAGAATGCTCCGTTATTACTGTTGTTACTCTTTTCTATTTGTTCAAAGATTCCCCATTCACTTTCTGGAAATAAGAAGGCTTTGCAGTGCAGATGTGTTCCGAGTCCAAGAGATTCATGTATTTCCACTGACTTTCTATATCAACAAAACCTTCTCATTTGACTTCTTATCATATCAACTTCCATAGTCAATTAAGCTTTCCTGCTTTACAACAACCCTGGGAGAATAAATTACAAACTTTTTTGAAGAGCTCACACCTGGTGCTGCCAACAACAGCAAGTAACAGATACTGATGGAAAAAGGAGTAAGCCCCCACACAGACGGACAATACAACCTAAGCCTACAGTCCCTTCAAGACATAGGCACGATACGACTAATTTAAAGAAGTTTTTAGGGCTGAATCACCAGAGTGATTGCCCTTAGCACCATACCATGGATCGCTCTACTATCTGAAGTAGTTATGTCAACATTCTGATGGTATACTCTGCCTACAGCTCCTCTGCTTGTAGCACTGGTGTTGAAAGAGCTGTGGTCAGCCTCATTAAATCAGCAGCATTTCTTGCATATTTGATCTGTTTTATGACTTATTCACAGGGCCAAAGTCTGAATTTTTCCAGCAATGATGtgagaaaacataaaatgctTGGTAACTTGCAGCATTGTTGACCCTATATTGAttgtatttttcacatttaataTGGATgttatagattaaaaaaaaaaaaaaaaaaaaaaaaaaaaaaaaaaaaaaaaaaagtcatgccAGAGAGCATGAATAGAATTACTTGTAAAATTCtaactttgaaatgttttcctagGTTGTCAGAGAATACGAACGTGCTGTTGTATTTCGTCTGGGACGTATACTGTCTAAGAAAGCCAAGGGACCAGGTGAATGCATGCAGTTTTACTCTATTAGGATGCACTGTAATCCCAAGGAGAATTACAGAGGCCCATGAAATCCTTCTTTAAAGCATACGTGGAATGAGGAGTTTCTCTGCTGCAGGTCTTTTGCCTGcagaacttctgcttttctaaatAGAAGGTAATGTCATCCCAcagagaacagcacagaagGTCAAAAGGCTTCTAGTTGAAGGCCTTCTGGTTGAAGAGCTGTTGTGGCTTTGCTGTTCAGTAGATTGGATGACTGAAGGTTGAGCTTACGCTGCAGGCACTAGTGAGAGTTCTGGGAGGTTAAAATGCAGACTTCAGCTCAGATTTGTTTGAGTGACTGTGATGATTCTCCTTGTACTTCACTTCCAAAACTACAAGTTCTTGCCAGGACTTTAATTCGCCTTCAGTTCTGTAGAACTATAAGTGCACGGGCCTTTCCAGACTTTATCTACCCAGCGTTTGTTACATTTGAGTGGGATCAGGTTGCCAATTGCAAATAAAGTAACCCAGCAATGCCAGCAATTTGCATTGGTGCAGCAACCGCATCTGTGCAATAAAACTGGTCAGGTTGGAAGTcgaaataataagaaaaaaaacctgttttcagAGGGTGTCTTTCATCTTGCCAGCCATTGGGCAGGCACAGATTTTCTCTgcatggctctgggcagccaaaTATGGTGCAGAGTTTAGAAGAATTGTGTCAAGGCTCCTGCTCTCATGATGGGAGAGTGGGGACTGCTTCACAGGACTGCTCATATCTAAGGACAGCGTTCCTCTTAACCTGAAGGCCTAAAGGTGGTGGAAGACTCTGGACGAAGGTGCCTTTCCTGGATGGGCACACATACTGCAAAAGTGTTATGGCTGAAAGAATGGAGTTAGCAAAAGCATAGATGGAATTTTCGCCACAAGTCTCATGGCAGATTTGAAACCAGAATGATGTCTATCCATTCCCAGACCACAGCTCTAACCCATTAAGGTCTAATAAGTTCACATCATTTGCAGATATCTGCATTTCCCTCTattatttgaaaatgcaaagcttcACTACTGTTACCTTCTACAGTAAAAGGACAGCTGTAGTAATAAAATGCTGCACAGCTCCTTGACTCCTTCCCCACCTTGTTTCCATCTGCTTGCTTTGTGCAGGCACCAGGCTCAAGTCAGCTCTCAGAAGCAAGTGTTTCAcctaattatttctttatttcaggtttGATTCTCATACTTCCATGTACAGATACGTTTATCAAGGTTGACCTTAGAACTGTTGCGTGTAACATTCCTCCACAAGAGGTAACTATTTTCCAGCAGCCATCTagatcagaaacaaaacagctgatTCATGGCAAGATCAAAAATGTTGTGGGTGCTTTGTAGTCTTGCAGCTGTGAGCTACCCTATAGAGTTTAGcttatttgttttgtctctgGACTTCCAGAGACCTTACAAAACACCTGCTTATGAAGACCTGCAGATGCATCATTACAGGCCAAGCAAACTCCCCTTGCTGAAGTGCTAgttaaagaataaagaagatGATGTTGGGGCTCTGAATAGGAGACAGCTGAGATGCGAGGCTGCAGGTGTGCATGTGGTGGCTCCccaaaaacagaaagcaggaaggaCGGCGGTTACATACTTGTACTTCATGAGATTTAGCAACTTTTGGCAAGGCTTCTGCAAATGTTGGCAGAGCTTCCATGGAGCACTTAACTGCAGGCAAGAGACACTGAAAAGGGGAGCAGTCATGGGAGTCATTAGTGCTCTGCTGTGaccagctgcctgctgaggtgcagaatcatagagccatagaatggccaaggttggaagggaccttaaggatcatcaagcttcaagcccctgctgcaggcagggccaccaaaatccacatttaatactagaccaggctgcccagtgccccatccaacctggccttgaacacctccagggatggggcatccacaacctctctcagcctgttccagtaccttaCCACTCACCTGGTAAAGtacttccccctgatatccaatgtaaatcttccctctttcaacttaaaaccattttccttgccctgctgttatctaccctttcaaagagttgactccccttctgtttataggctccctttagggactgaaaagctgcaatgaggtcatcccgcagccttctcttctccaagctgaagtgCAGGCACTTACATCTTCTTGCACTGGCAGAATATGACACAGTTCCTTTAGGAATACTGAAATatctttcagaatttcttctcactatttttgcactttgcttttctcttttgctttaatttttggtGATTCTCATAATTACATTGTGTAAAGAAAGTAGCACTGCTTTAACAAACCATGCAATGTGTGAAATCAGTTCTGGCCCTTTCTACAAGGAAGGAACAGGATAACTATAATTTATCATTGCAGATGAAATTCATGCAGGTGATGAGATTTACTTACTATTGAAACAGTTGTTTAAAAACTGTGTAGAACAGTTGGTGATGCAGGATGACTTCTTTGAAGTCATCTCTTTGGGGGGAATGCCAAAGAAACCAGAAGGAATTCTTAGTTTCCATGAATTTTCAGGATCTATTCTTcactaaaggaaaaagaaagattatgACTCCCCTTCATTGTCAATCTGTGCCTTTTTGAATACTTCTCTAATTCTGTATGTTTCTCCAACACAGATTCTGACAAAAGATGCTGTTACTATTCAGGTGGACGGGGTGGTGTACTACAGGATCCACAGTGCAGTCTGTGCCGTTGCCAATGTCAATAATGTACATTCAGCCACCTTCCTATTGGCACAGACAACCCTGAGAAATGTGCTGGGTACACAGACCTTGGCTCAGCTCCTGGCTGGTCGAGAAGAGATTGCACACAGTATCCAGGTACATCTTGGGTTTACTGTCAAGCATAGAAGTTAGTTCTGGGCAGCAGTGAATCAGAAATGatctcattcattttctttaacagaagaaaaaaatcctatatAGTCCTTTCAGTTTTACTTCTCATTGCTCGAAGTAAGAAAGAATTACTGGAAAGGTATTTCCCAAGATTGTTCTAGAAGAGTTATTTCCTATCAAATAGCaatgaagatgctgaaattGTCTGATGAGTTGAATAAATCAGCATATGCAGTCTTTGCCCAAAGTTGGCTGCAAGCAATAGGAAAGAAGATTGCTTTCTGTGGGAAACTCCACCCTAAGCGGACCTTCCATGGAGTTCTTGTACCTTCTGTCATGATGGCCAACACAGATCCTGAGTGCTGCAGGACTGTGATGTATCATTTGCCAATAATGTGCTTGTACATTGACAACATAATACTATTCTTGAAGACTCTTGAAGTATTAGTTTGTAAATAAGAAAAGTGCCTAGCTAAAAAGAGGGTAGCTTTGGGAAGGGCAGCAGTGATCCCCTACGAAAGTCTTACACAGGGAAAAACTTCAAGTATTGACCAGTATCTCACATCAGAAATCAGCAAAAGTTTCATAAGGCTGGGGTACCTGTACCTGCTGTGCTCACACCACAGTGTGTGCCAGCACCTTGGCAGGTTCCATCTTCCTGTAGTCTGCCTTTCCTTCTGTTGACATGGCACAGTAAATCCCACAGGGTTCTTCCTGCTCCCCCTGTGCTCTTTTGCTGGGTACTGTGTTTGTCTCCAAGGCCATCCTTGACAATGCCACAGAGCAGTGGGGAATCAAACTGGCTCGTGTGGAGATTAAAGATGTCAGGATTCCTGTGGCCATGCAGAGGGTGATGGCAGCCGAAGCAGAGACTACACGACAAGCAAGAGCTAAGGTGAGACCCATGGCTATACTTACAATGTCTGCAATGTCCCGTATCTTTGGGCTCCCAAGTTCTTCTGTTTCCTCCTCATTGCAAAGGTGATGGTGTTGCAATgccatttctatttcttttacatCACAGGttgtggcagcagagggagagaTGAATGCTTCTAAAGCCCTCAAGCAGGCCTCCATGGTGCTGGCCGAGTCTCCAGCAGGTCTTCAGCTGCGCTACCTGCGAACGTTGACAACTGTGGCAGCAGAGAATAATTCCACTATTGTCTTCCCTCTGCCAATTAATTTGCTTGATGGTTTTGGGTGGAAAAATAGAGGGGGATAGAGATTGATCTACACTAGCTGCTTGGATTGgggttttaatttaaaaggttTTAGATTTAAAGGGTTTCCCAGGAAGCAAAGGGTTCCAGATTATCAAAgtagagtaaaataaaaataaaaaatagtttttaataaCCACACATAGCTCTCCCAAGGGGAGACTGCATTTGAGCAAAGAAAGCTGCAAGGCACTGAGCAGTTTTATCTTAGACTCATCTTGagataaaaaggaggaaattatGTAAAATACATGTTAGACCTAATAAGAAAATTTATTGATGCTTTCACTGCATACTGCATATGCTTGAGTGTAGCAATTATTTGGTGATTTGTCTGCTAAGCAAGAACCTGTGAGCTCCTGATGAGCTTACAAATCTACTCCATGCAGCAGAAGGGTCAGATGCTGGTGCATAATTCAAGTCCCAAAGAGCACAAGAAAGGATTTGGCCATGACCATGCTTAGTATTACTTCTTAACTATCAACAGAATTATTGGATAATTGATATGTCAGTGGAACCCCTTAttctttatcacagaatcacagaatggcttaggattggaagagacctcaaagatcatctagttccaatccccctgccacgtgcaggattgccaaccactagatcaagtgctagaccaggttgcccagggcctcatctaGCCCAGCACTGAATATCTCTGACCTTAGATAAATGAAAATTAGCAGTAGCTTTACTGACCTCATCTGAATTTTGCCATATCACTGATATTTCTATAAGCTCTGTAATAAAGGGACGAGAATATATGTCCATGTATTACAGTCACATTTCTTATATTTGATAGCTGACGCAAGCCTCTGCAAAACAAATTGTTCTATGTTAATTGAAGTGTCTCATTTTCATCCCCAAGAGGTTTATTATCCCACCTTGCAGATGTCATGAAGTGGTGGTACAGCTTTCTGTAGGAAGAGCCTTCCCCACCTTCCATCCATGCAGTGCCCTGCAGCTGACTGGGGGGGCACTCCTGAGTTTAGCCAGCATTAATGCTGAGTTTATGGCCTTCAAAAACAGCTGAGCTATTCACATGGCTGGCACACAACAGGCTAGCTATATATGAATCTGGAGGCCCTTGCAGTGTAGATGCTCTGGTGGATGCTTCTGCTGTGTAGAATCTGAAAACACACAAGGCTCATTGCTGCCTTTTCTGTATAGTAAGGTCATTTAGCTCATGACACTACTATGTCATGAGATCAGCACGGGCCTACTAACTATATTGTTGATACAGGCCCATCTTGTTTTGGCTGCAGAATAACTCAAAGCAGTCCAGGTAGCAAAATTTTGTACTCAATAACTTCTGGCACACAGGCAGTGGTATGAGCATCTGAGGATGGTGACCTGCTCAGCAAATATAGCTTTTCACTGCACCTCTTTGCTTCAGAGATGACTGCCAAAGAGCATTTTGTTGGCAAATCAAAGGTGTAAAACCTACATTCAAAAGTCATCCTTATTAACGTTTGCTGCAGATCCTCCTATTTTAAGAAAAGGGATGTTTTGAATTTGGAGGTTATTTTTCACTGTCAACTTAGTTTGTCATTTGTAGAAGCATTTACAATTACAACAGGAGAAACCTCCTGCCTTTGCCTGACAAATGTTGCAACtccactgcagagctgtttgcctagctgcaggagcagcaatgTTTGAGAGAAATGCAGCCATGGACTGCAACTCTTCTTTAGAGTAGTGCAAATTAATTAAACTATGGGAAGGAAAAGCTTGAAAGATATGTGACTACAGAGTATAGTTGGAAAACAGCTCTATGCCCTCAGTGAGCAACCTGCACTAACTGACAGCCCATGCAGGATTCTGTGGTCAGGTATATTCAGACCAGTTGTTCATCCCTGATGCTGAGCCAGTTCCAGTTTAAAAGCTGTGTATGGGAATCCTACTGTGAGTACAAGTTGGGTTCATTTGTTTCCCCGTATGAGCTCTTACAGAAATAATGTGCTGAAGCATGAGTGCtaatatcttttatttcagcagcaagCTGTACTTGGTAAGCCCATAAATATCAAGCCTTCTTTCTGACCCATGTGAATTTCTTGGTCTCTTCAATGTTCATTGACAACGACTGAGGGAATCAATCAGCTCTGCAAGAAAAACgttctattaaaaaaatcatttttcatttgatcCCCTCCAGTATAATTATATCACTGAGTAATGGGTCAGGTAGCAGAAATTTCTGCTCCCTTTTCACCAGCATAGAGTGCAGTAAACTCAGTAAGCAGTAGAATAGCTGCAATTTTTATCACATTGTCCCCGTATATAGATCTACAAGAAGATATCCCATTCAGCAAGTACACcgctaaaagaaaaacagccatgGAAGCAGCTCTGTGGTGTCTCGGTGCATCTCTGATGTATAggatttacaagaaaaaatcaGGAACGAGCTGAGCTGCAGTAACACAGGTGGGATGCGAGGAGCAAAGCAACCTTTCAGAAGAGGCAGATGTTGTCAGACTTGCTCAGGAAGCTCTGCAGGTGAGCACAGGCTTGCCGGTTACGGGTGGTGTGACACTCCCTGTCTTCTGGAATTTTCTCCACCCAGGCTTGCGAGTCAAGGAAGTACTGCATCCTGAGTAAAGGAAGTGAGTCATCAGTGTTTacagagagaaacaggaaagcaaaaaccATGTGAGGCTGCCCTCTTCCATCAAGGCACCTCTGCGATCAGGAGGAGTCACACTAGTCATAAAGCTTGTCTGAAACCTCATTCCACCAGGAGGCTAACTGAGCTTTGACT encodes:
- the STOML3 gene encoding stomatin-like protein 3 isoform X1 encodes the protein MDPTEETPKKNNIEHLIADRREGIGVCGWILVSISFLLVLITFPISIWACIKVVREYERAVVFRLGRILSKKAKGPGLILILPCTDTFIKVDLRTVACNIPPQEILTKDAVTIQVDGVVYYRIHSAVCAVANVNNVHSATFLLAQTTLRNVLGTQTLAQLLAGREEIAHKQWGIKLARVEIKDVRIPVAMQRVMAAEAETTRQARAKVVAAEGEMNASKALKQASMVLAESPAGLQLRYLRTLTTVAAENNSTIVFPLPINLLDGFGWKNRGG
- the STOML3 gene encoding stomatin-like protein 3 isoform X2 — its product is MDPTEETPKKNNIEHLIADRREGIGVCGWILVSISFLLVLITFPISIWACIKVVREYERAVVFRLGRILSKKAKGPGLILILPCTDTFIKVDLRTVACNIPPQEILTKDAVTIQVDGVVYYRIHSAVCAVANVNNVHSATFLLAQTTLRNVLGTQTLAQLLAGREEIAHSIQAILDNATEQWGIKLARVEIKDVRIPVAMQRVMAAEAETTRQARAKVVAAEGEMNASKALKQASMVLAESPAGLQLRYLRTLTTVAAENNSTIVFPLPINLLDGFGWKNRGG